TATTTGCAGATATTGGTCAACAAGCTTGCACGTAGCTATTCATTGGATCATGAAGTGATTTTATATGAAGCTGCGACTGATCCTTTGGAAAAAACACGTATAGACAAGATACGTCTTGGGGACTTACCGCGGATGACACTCAAGCAAATCACTACTCTGGTGATACCCCCATCCAAATCGCTGGAAAGAGACCAGTCAATTATCGATGAGCTCAATGCAATCGCTGCACAGAGAGGGCAGGTCCAGCAAGCAGCTTGAGAGCCATGATAGCTCAGGTTTTGCCCGTGCTCTGGCGTTAGACCCCTTTAAACAGGAGGGGGCACATAAATGCTATTGCTTGCATACCAGTGACAATATCCTTTAAAACTAACTAAATGCTAATTTGATCAATATATTGATCTGAGCCCGTAGGTTACAAATATCTGCTTTCAATTTGATTTACACTTAATTAGAATCATTTGCGTGCGACAAAATGGTTTGTCAACAAGTTGGAGGATACTGATGAAAAAAATGATCAAAAATACATTGCTGGGTCTGGCTTTGGCCGGTGGTTTGTCGGTAGCTTGCGCTGAAGGCGTAGATACCTCTGTTGATGGCATTTTCAATGCGCTGACAACGACAAGTAATTTGCAGGCTACGGTTGATAACCTGGTTGCCAGCGGTGCCAATCCACAATCCATCGTTTCTGTTGCTGCCGCAGCTGGTATTCCTCTGGATACCGTCAAGGATTTGCAGGTATGCGTGAACTCTGCTGCACCTGATGCAACAGTGCTCAGTGCTTCTTGCATGAGACAGCGTAGCCTGGTCACTGCCTATGCGGCAGGCGTGAATGATCCTATGAAATACCTGCCTGCAACTGCTGCTGGCAAGCGTCAAAGCAAAGAAGTCAAAACGAACTAATCAATTGGTTCAGGATGGCAAAAAAGCAGACATGTTGAACATGTCTGCTTTTTTTATTTGGTGGCACCCCGCGATTTGCTGCCGTGACCGTGGCAAGTGAGGAGAGTGTTCTCAGGCCTTCTTCCTCAATGGCTCCAGCAATTCTTTGAGGTTGTTGTGATCGATCTCATACATCAATTCCAGTAGCCGGCCTATCTCCCCTTTGGGGAAACCTTCCCGCGCAAACCAGCCCAGATAATTGCCGGGCAGGTCAGCGATGACAGTATCCTTGTACTTGCCATAGGGCATCTTGAAACTCAGCAGTCTTTGCAGATCGTCCGCTTGCATGAACTAGTCCTCGGATTTCTTGCCAGACTCAACGGGTGGCGGCGTGCTGGTGGCAGGCTGGCTTGCGCTTGTCGCCGTTGGGGCCGCTGGGGCCGCAGGCGTTACACCAACGGTCTTTTTTTCTTCTTCCATATCCTGGATATAGGGAACCGCATCCAGGTAACGATCGACGAGTTCAAAGAACTGCTCATAAAACTGGCCAGTAGGAATGGTTTCGCTGGCGACCTTGACCAGGGCATCGTCAGTTGAGCCAAATGGCAGTGACACTGAACCCAGGGCGCTGACGCCTATGCTCGCTGAAGTATTACTCTTTTTCAGGGAATAACGGTCACGAACGGCATTCGCAAAAACGGTCGTGCTATTGCTGCCTTTGCTGTTGGCCACACAGACGACGTTAAATTCAATTTCTGCGTGAATGTCTGCCTCTGGCTGGTATTTCCTGCGGCCTTTGAGTACGGAAGGTTTCCATTCACTGATGACGTAACCTTGGCTGAGCAAGGCACGGCGCGCTGCCTCGCAGGCACTTTTTTCAGTGCCGGGAAAGGCGCGGGTGAATACGCCGGTAGCACCAAATTCTTCGTGCTGCAAGCCAGTGTGCTTGGTGGTAGTGCAGGCGCTTAACATGCTAAGCCCCAGGGCGAAGCTGAGAGGTAGTAAAAGTTTGCGGTGAATCATCTTTATTTCAATAGTGCGGATAAAAGCGCAGTGCACTGACACTCAGGCCAGCGCTTCTTTGGCGGCTTCTTCCGGAGTTAATCCATCAAAAAACAGATCGGTGAACCACTCTATCTGTTCTTCTATATGATCCTGAGCCTGGCTCACGGTGGCACCGCCAGCGACGAGGAAGCCTTCTACTTCAGTACACCAGGCTATCAATGCCTCGGTTTCCGGGTCTAAATCATTCTTTTTTGCCATGATGTTTCTTTCTTGCTTATAAATGCGTAAGCCGTATTTTAACTTGGCAGCGCGATGGAGGTGTTACCGCCGCATTAAATACCAGACAAGAGCTGCCAGATTATTAAGATATAACGCAGTGAGAGGGGATTTGGGTGACAGGTGCTGTGGAATATTTTTAGGCCAAAGATATTATCACGGAGACCCAGAGAGATTCTTTCAAGCGAATGGCAGATGCAAGCAAAAAACGATAGGCGCGGCCAGATGTTCGCGGCTGAAGCCGCTCCTACAAAATTTGCAAACCGGGCAGGCGCAAAGAATTTCTCTGTGCCCCTCTGTGCAAACTCTGTGTCTCTGTGTTGAGAGGTTTTAGAAACTACCGGCAAACTGATAACGCTTACCCGGATGCCACATCGTCACACAGGTAGCGATCATGTCGCGTGATCTGGTCGTTCTGTGCAAGACCAGACAGGCTTCTTTGGCTGAGATATGCAGCATCTCGGCGATCTGTTTAGGTGGCAGCACTGCCTCTATGCTGTAATCAACTCCTTGCAAGGGCGCGACTGCCACCAGGTATTCATTAGGCGTCATGGTGCTGAAGTCTTGTTGCAGGTATTCTGGAGTGACACTGGAGTTGACCCAGCGGTCTTCAACCTGTATCGCCACATCGTTCTCAAAATGGACGATGACGGAATGGAATAAGCTATGGCCCGCCTTGACCTGGAATTTTGCTGCCAGTTGCTCGCTCGCGATTTCTGCTTTTAACTCATGCAGTTCGCTGCGGTGAGTATGGCCACGTGAGCGGATTTCTTCTGCGATGCTTTTGATTGCCACCAGCGTTGCCTGGTATTTTTGTTGTGCCACATAAGTGCCTGAGCCCTGTATGCGCGTCAGGATTTGTTCGCTGGTCAGTTCGCGCACGGCGCGGTTGACAGTCATGCGCGAGACACCAAACTGGCTGGCCAGCGCAGTTTCGGCGGGGATGGCATCGCCTTCTTTCCACTTGCCTGACTGGATTTCCTGGAGCAGGGTATCTTTGATGACTTGAAACGCTGGGGTATCTGGCTTGCTGGGTTTCACAGTATGGCTGACATGGGAGTGATAGGTGTTTGCATTTTCTCATAGCATAGCGGTGATAGCGAATATATTGGCAGGCACTGTCACTAAGTGTCACTAAGTGTCACTTGGTGTCACTTACTATCCCTTAATCTCACTTCTTGCGCGGTGACGCAGAAAATTTACCGGCAATATCCAGCTCACGAAAACGCATGAGGATGAAATCGACAAACAGCCTGGTCTTGGCTGGCATCAGCTTGCTGCTGGCGTAGTAGAGGGAAATGGGGCCAATATCCGCATACCAGTTGGGCAACAGGCGTAGCAATGCGCCGTTTTCCAGGTAAGGCATGCAGCCTGGGCACCATGGCAACACCCAAATCCAGCAAGGCAGCACGGCACATGGCTTCCGGGTCATCCATGATGATGCGCGTCTTCAATTCTATGTGTGCTTCTTCACCCGCAGCATTGCGCAGCGTCCACGAGCGCAGCCTGCCACTTTTTGGCGAACGGCGCATGATGCCGTCCAGATGAGCCAGGTCTGCGGGTTTTGCTGGCATTTTGTGAGCCGCGATATAGGCTGGCGAAGCGACCGGTATGACATGAGCACGCCCGATTTCACGCGCAATAACACCCGGCACCAGTTCTATGCCACCGCCTATGGCAACATCAAAACCCTCAGCGATGATATCTACGCTGCGGTTGTCAAAATGCAGGTCGGGTATGACATCAGGGTAGGTATTAATAAAATCATTCACCGCAGGCAAAACATAATCTCGCCCAAAGGCCAGTGCCAGGCTGATCTTTAATACGCCAGCGGGTTTGCCTGCGACACTTTCTACATTTGCCAATGCGGCCTGTATGCTGTCCAGCCCGCCCTTGATCTGCGCCAGAAATACTTCTCCCGCCTCCGTCAGCATCAGGCTGCGCGTGCTGCGCTGAAACAGGCGTATGCCCAGCCGCGATTCCAGCTTGGCGACGTTCTTGCTGACAGCCGCTGGCGTCAGGCCCAGGTTACGTGCTGCCTGGGAAAAGCTGCCTGCCTCGGCACTACGAACGAAAGATTCTATGCTCGCCAGTGTCTCCATGATTTCCTCTGCCTTCAGTCTTTAATTTTGATTATTAGCTTCAAGCTACTTTCAACCTTTGGTTGAAAGTAATGTTATTGATTATGGACTACTTGTAATCATTTAAAAAGCACAAAATAGCTACATCCAATCACGGATTAAAGAAATTAAACCGAATCAAACTTAAGTAAGCCAACTACACAGGAGAACGACATGACACAAGCACTCAACACACAAGCACTTAGCACACAAGCAAATACATCCAAAGCAAACCTGGCCGGTAAAACAGCACTGGTCACTGGCGGTTCACGCGGCATAGGTGCTGCCATTGCACGCAAGCTGGCAACAGATGGCGCAGCAGTTGCGATCACTTATTCCAGCAGTGCACAGCAGGCAGAACAACTGATTGCGGATATACGCTCAACTGGCGGCAAGGCATTGGCTATTCGTGCTGATGCGCAAGATGCAGATGCCGTCAAACAGGCAGTGGCAAAAACGGTCGCAGAATTTGGCGGTCTTGATATCCTGGTCAACAATGCAGGGGCGCTGGTCGCCGGTGGCATTGCAGATATCAGCATGGATGATTATCAACGCCTGATTGCTGTCAACGTGACAGGCGTGTTTGTTGCCTCGCAAGAAGCGCAACGCCACATGAAAGAGGGTGGCCGCATCATCAATATAGGCAGTGTCAACAGTGATTATGTGCCAGTACCTGGCCTGTCGCTGTATGCGCTGACCAAGGGTGCGGTAGCTTCTTTCACTCGCGGCCTGGCACGTGATCTGGGCGCACGTGGCATCACCGTTAATAATGTACAGCCCGGCCCGGTTGATACAGAAATGAATCCGGCCAACGGTGCTTTTGCCGACACCATGCGCAGCTACATGGCGACCGGAAAATATGGCACTGGCACACAGATCGCCAGCCTGGTTGCTTATCTGGCGAGTGAAGATGCAGCATTCATTACCGGTGCCAACCTCAAGGCAGACGGTGGCTTTGATGCCTGATATGCTTGATGCGGGCGGATAAAAAAATGCATGAATCAAAGAGCCGGATTGCTTGCAGGTTAGTGCAGCGCAGCCCGGCTTTTTTTTGTGTGACGATAATGGCCGAATCCGGCCGGATATATCCTGTCTCATTGCGTAAGATGTCGATGTTTTCTACCTGATTAACATTTGGAGTTTTCATGACAGCCACAAGCTTCAGTACATTCAAAGAATTGCACGAGGGCAGTACACCCTTGTTGTTGCCCAATGCCTGGGATGCCGCCAGTGCTATCCTGTTTGAGCGTGATGGTGCCTCAGCGGTTGCCACATCCAGTGCCTCGCTGGCCTGGGCGCTGGGTTATGCGGACGGTGGTACCTTGCCACGCGAAGAATTGCTGGCAGCCGTACGACGCATCATGCGTGTCATCAAAGTGCCTTTGTCCGTGGATATTGAAGATGGCTATAGCGATGATGCCGACGCCGTTGCTGACCTGGTAGCAGACCTGCAGCACTATGGCGTGGCTGGTATCAATCTTGAAGATGGCGGTGGTACACCTGAGTTGCTGGTCGCAAAAATCAAGGCCATCCGTAGCAAGCTGGCTGGTGCCGGATTTTTCATCAACGCCAGGACAGATGTTTATCTGCGTGGGCTGGCAAGTGGCGATGCTGCCATACAAATGGCGATTGGCCGTGCGCAAGCCTATCAGGCTGCCGGAGCCAGTGCAGCATTTTTGCCAGGGCTATGCGATGCTGAAACCATTTCTGCAATTGCACAGGCACTCGATATTCCGGTCAACATCATGGCTGTGCCAGGCATGCCAGAAATCAGCCAATTGTTCGCTGCTGGCTGTCGTCGTTTTTCGCTAGGGCCTGTGCCTTTCCAGCTTGCTTATCACCACGCCAGAGAAGGTGTGCACCCGTTTTTGCATCAGGGGCAGACAGCTTCATTATTCAAACATGAGCTAAGCTATCCATCTATGAATGCGGCTTTGAATGTTGATGGCTGACATGTATTGCTAATACTTGGATAAACAGATCATCCATGCAGGATGATCTGAAAAAATATTCCTGATTTTGTCCGGGTTTAATTCAGGGCGTGAGTGGCAATACCCACGCTTCCCAATCCCTTACTGGTTCACCGCCAAACTGTCGGTAAAACTGTTTTGCATTGCTATTGTCTGGCAGCACATCCCATTTTAATCTGCCACAGCCATGCCGCCTGGCATCGGCGATGACGGTTTCCATCAATGCCTTGCCTATGCCAAGCTGGCGTGCAGTTGCGCTGACATACAATTCTTTGAGTCGCCAGTCAGGGCGCAGGTCATAGGTGAAGGCGATTTCGACCAGGACTGCATAGCCCAGCAAAGCCCCCGTTGGTGCCGCCGCCACATATGCCCTGAATTGTGGCTGTTCTGTATCCAGGCCGCGTTCCAGTAAATCTTTAGCTGTGACGCTAAATTCAGCGAGGTAGCCTTCAAAGGCGGCCAGTTCGCGCATCAGTTGTAACAAGGCTGTTGCGTCGCTGGCCAGAGCAGGGCGTACGCTGAATTCAGTTGCTCCTGCGCTCATGCCAGTTCAGTGACTTCTGTTGTCAGGCTAAAACCTTCATCCAGCCAGCCTGTGACGCCGCCTATCATGATTTTGACGGGACGACCAAGCTGCGCCAGCCTGATCGCCGCCTTGGTTGCACCGTTGCAATGCGGGCCGGCGCAATAAGTCACAAACAAGGTATCAGCCGGATAGCTGGCCAGTTTGGACGCAATGATCTTGCCTCTGAGCAGGTTGATCGCGCCAGGTACGTGCCCTTTGGCATAAGACTCGGGGCTGCGCACGTCCAGCAAGACAAAATCGGCCTTGCCTTCAGACATGGCGTGGTGGGTATCCCAGCAATCTGTCTCAAAACGCAGGCTGTCTGCAAAATGGGCGATGGCTTCCTGACTGCTGGCTGCGGCGACTTCAGTAACGACGGACATGGTTTTTGCCTTTCATGGGTGGGTTGACTATGTAGCTATTCTCGACTTTTTTAGCACGGGTAAATAGTGTCGTTAACGGCATGATCCAGTAATATCGCGCCAAAGTGGCGCATGACTAAATTTTTTGCACAGTCCTCTTATTATTCGCTTGCAAAAGTTGTATATACAACTTAAACTTTCTCTCAATGATTCAGCTTTGTCCGGTTTTGTGCGTGTTTGCTGGTTTGACCGGATTCTTAAATTGGGCGGTACATCTGCGATTTTGCCGCTATCCTGTATTCACTGACTGATGGAGAGAGACTATGAACAACGATCCACGCTGGGATGCCAGCCGCGAAATCCACGCACCACGCGGCGCAGAAAAAACCTGCAAGACCTGGGTAGCCGAAGCGGCTTACCGCATGATCCAGAATAATCTTGACCCTGCAGTAGCAGAAAACCCAAAGCATCTGGTCGTCTATGGCGGCATAGGCCGCGCAGCCCGCAATTGGGAATGCTATGACCAGATACTGGCATCGCTGAAAGAACTGGGTGAAGATGAAACCCTGCTGATACAGTCCGGCAAACCGGTAGGCGTATTCAAGACGCACGAAGACGCACCTCGCGTGCTGATCGCCAATTCCAACCTGGTACCAAAATGGGCCAACTGGGAACATTTCAATGAACTCGACCGCAAGGGCCTGTTCATGTACGGCCAGATGACTGCCGGTAGCTGGATTTATATAGGCACGCAAGGCATCGTCCAGGGTACGTATGAAACCTTTGCCGAGGCTGGCCGCCAGCATTTCAATGGTGACTGGGGTGGCCGCTGGATATTGACTGCGGGCCTCGGTGGCATGGGTGGCGCACAACCTTTGGCTGCCAGCTTTGCCGGTGCAGTATCCCTCAATATCGAATGCCAGCAATCAAGCATAGACTTCCGCCTGCGTACGCGCTA
This is a stretch of genomic DNA from Undibacterium sp. KW1. It encodes these proteins:
- a CDS encoding DUF3820 family protein, coding for MQADDLQRLLSFKMPYGKYKDTVIADLPGNYLGWFAREGFPKGEIGRLLELMYEIDHNNLKELLEPLRKKA
- a CDS encoding DUF2242 domain-containing protein: MIHRKLLLPLSFALGLSMLSACTTTKHTGLQHEEFGATGVFTRAFPGTEKSACEAARRALLSQGYVISEWKPSVLKGRRKYQPEADIHAEIEFNVVCVANSKGSNSTTVFANAVRDRYSLKKSNTSASIGVSALGSVSLPFGSTDDALVKVASETIPTGQFYEQFFELVDRYLDAVPYIQDMEEEKKTVGVTPAAPAAPTATSASQPATSTPPPVESGKKSED
- the hutC gene encoding histidine utilization repressor; the encoded protein is MKPSKPDTPAFQVIKDTLLQEIQSGKWKEGDAIPAETALASQFGVSRMTVNRAVRELTSEQILTRIQGSGTYVAQQKYQATLVAIKSIAEEIRSRGHTHRSELHELKAEIASEQLAAKFQVKAGHSLFHSVIVHFENDVAIQVEDRWVNSSVTPEYLQQDFSTMTPNEYLVAVAPLQGVDYSIEAVLPPKQIAEMLHISAKEACLVLHRTTRSRDMIATCVTMWHPGKRYQFAGSF
- a CDS encoding 3-oxoacyl-ACP reductase family protein — encoded protein: MTQALNTQALSTQANTSKANLAGKTALVTGGSRGIGAAIARKLATDGAAVAITYSSSAQQAEQLIADIRSTGGKALAIRADAQDADAVKQAVAKTVAEFGGLDILVNNAGALVAGGIADISMDDYQRLIAVNVTGVFVASQEAQRHMKEGGRIINIGSVNSDYVPVPGLSLYALTKGAVASFTRGLARDLGARGITVNNVQPGPVDTEMNPANGAFADTMRSYMATGKYGTGTQIASLVAYLASEDAAFITGANLKADGGFDA
- a CDS encoding isocitrate lyase/phosphoenolpyruvate mutase family protein, which translates into the protein MTATSFSTFKELHEGSTPLLLPNAWDAASAILFERDGASAVATSSASLAWALGYADGGTLPREELLAAVRRIMRVIKVPLSVDIEDGYSDDADAVADLVADLQHYGVAGINLEDGGGTPELLVAKIKAIRSKLAGAGFFINARTDVYLRGLASGDAAIQMAIGRAQAYQAAGASAAFLPGLCDAETISAIAQALDIPVNIMAVPGMPEISQLFAAGCRRFSLGPVPFQLAYHHAREGVHPFLHQGQTASLFKHELSYPSMNAALNVDG
- a CDS encoding GNAT family N-acetyltransferase — protein: MSAGATEFSVRPALASDATALLQLMRELAAFEGYLAEFSVTAKDLLERGLDTEQPQFRAYVAAAPTGALLGYAVLVEIAFTYDLRPDWRLKELYVSATARQLGIGKALMETVIADARRHGCGRLKWDVLPDNSNAKQFYRQFGGEPVRDWEAWVLPLTP
- a CDS encoding rhodanese-like domain-containing protein, with product MSVVTEVAAASSQEAIAHFADSLRFETDCWDTHHAMSEGKADFVLLDVRSPESYAKGHVPGAINLLRGKIIASKLASYPADTLFVTYCAGPHCNGATKAAIRLAQLGRPVKIMIGGVTGWLDEGFSLTTEVTELA